A genome region from Meriones unguiculatus strain TT.TT164.6M chromosome 2, Bangor_MerUng_6.1, whole genome shotgun sequence includes the following:
- the LOC132652170 gene encoding myelin transcription factor 1-like — protein MSCFHSKTLVLHTCTPMAVQMLAPGPRSSEDARETLSGQAKSAEAPRVGHAGSSKPWEAENGEEGPRWELQTNMLGTEKSGQDLWTSGHCQQEALEQRCCVDKLLHSIEEEEEEEEEEEEEEEEEEEEEEEEEEEEERKKERKEMMGLRRKFAFSSH, from the coding sequence ATGAGCTGCTTCCACAGCAAGACACTTGTACTTCACACCTGTACACCTATGGCAGTGCAGATGTTAGCTCCAGGTCCAAGATCTTCAGAGGATGCCAGAGAAACGTTGTCAGGCCAAGCTAAATCAGCAGAGGCTCCAAGAGTGGGGCATGCCGGGTCCTCCAAGCCCTGGGAGGCAGAAAATGGTGAAGAAGGACCAAGATGGGAGCTGCAAACTAACATGTTGGGGACAGAGAAATCTGGACAGGATCTCTGGACAAGTGGCCACTGCCAACAAgaagcattagaacaaaggtgctGTGTTGATAAACTTCTTCATtctatagaagaagaagaagaagaagaagaagaagaagaagaagaagaagaagaagaagaagaagaagaagaagaagaagaagaagaagaagaaagaaagaaagaaagaaaagaaatgatggGCTTAAGGAGAAAATTTGCCTTCAGCAGTCACTGA